A genomic window from Hippocampus zosterae strain Florida chromosome 13, ASM2543408v3, whole genome shotgun sequence includes:
- the LOC127613129 gene encoding actin-related protein 2/3 complex subunit 1B-B-like yields the protein MAFHSFLLEPISCHAWNKDGTQVAICPNNHEVHIYKKDGAKWTRIHELKEHNGQVTGVDWAPDSNRIVTCGADRNAYVWTLKEGAWKPTLVILRINRAARCVKWSPRENKFAVGSGSRLISVCYFEQENDWWVCKHIKKPIRSTILSLDWHPNNVLLAAGSCDFKCRVFSAYIKEVEEKPSPTPWGSKMPFGEMLFESGGSAGQVPGAAAGGWVHGVCFSHSGNRLAWTSHDSAVSVAEGGKTSTVSSLRSDTLPLLCVTFITESSLVAAGHDCCPMLFVLDAAKGGLVFGGKLDVPKQAAQKGISARERFQNLDRRASETQSTDKDLSTLHKNSISHISVLQGGRNQCTKFCTTGMDGGMCIWDVKTLESSMRNLKIV from the exons ATGGCCTTCCACAGCTTCCTGTTGGAACCAATTAGCTGCCACGCCTGGAACAAAGATGGCACCC AAGTGGCCATCTGCCCCAACAACCACGAGGTCCACATCTACAAGAAGGACGGGGCCAAGTGGACCAGGATCCACGAGCTCAAGGAGCACAACGGTCAAGTGACAG GCGTGGACTGGGCGCCCGACAGCAACCGCATCGTGACGTGCGGCGCCGACCGCAACGCCTACGTGTGGACCCTGAAGGAGGGCGCCTGGAAGCCCACCCTGGTCATCCTGCGCATCAACCGGGCGGCGCGCTGCGTCAAGTGGTCGCCGCGGGAGAACAAATTTGCCGTGGGAAGCGGCTCGCGACTCATCTCCGTCTGCTACTTTGAGCAGGAGAACGACTG GTGGGTGTGCAAGCACATCAAGAAGCCCATCCGCTCCACCATCCTCAGTCTGGACTGGCACCCCAACAACGTGCTGCTGGCCGCCGGCTCCTGCGACTTCAAGTGCAG GGTGTTCTCGGCCTACATCAAAGAGGTGGAGGAGAAGCCGAGCCCCACCCCCTGGGGCAGCAAGATGCCCTTCGGAGAGATGCTCTTCGAGTCCGGGGGGTCCGCGGGCCAGGTTCCCGGCGCGGCGGCCGGCGGCTGGGTGCACGGCGTCTGCTTCTCCCACTCGGGCAACCGCCTGGCTTGGACCTCGCACGACTCTGCCGTGTCGGTCGCCGAGGGCGGCAAGACCAGCAC CGTGAGCAGTCTGAGGTCCGACACGCTTCCTCTTCTGTGCGTTACCTTCATCACCGAGAGCAGTTTAGTCGCCGCT gGCCACGACTGTTGCCCCATGCTCTTCGTGCTGGACGCCGCTAAAGGAGGCCTGGTGTTTGGGGGCAAACTGGACGTCCCCAAGCAGGCGGCCCAGAAGGGGATCAGCGCCAGGGAGCGCTTCCAGAACTTGGACCGCCGTGCCTCGGAGACCCAGAGCACCGACAAGGACCTGAGCACGCTGCACAAGAACAGCATCAG TCATATCTCGGTGCTGCAAGGGGGGCGCAACCAGTGCACCAAGTTCTGCACCACTGGCATGGATGGAGGCATGTGCATCTGGGATGTCaag ACTCTGGAGTCATCTATGAGGAACCTGAAGATTGTGTGA